The following are encoded in a window of Oreochromis niloticus isolate F11D_XX unplaced genomic scaffold, O_niloticus_UMD_NMBU tig00002041_pilon, whole genome shotgun sequence genomic DNA:
- the LOC109201364 gene encoding selection and upkeep of intraepithelial T-cells protein 8-like isoform X3 has protein sequence MSAVTASLCSTLMFVLFVSAEQKNITAESGQDVTLTCRALNNNIIVLEWSRADLGDEQYVLLYRDGQFVPANQHPSFKNRVDLQDRQMKDGDVSLILNNVTINDAGTYECGVVQRVRGPVTLINTTYLHVDPPGQRGGDTEDGSVGLIVGLSVPAVLLLLVAVFGFFIYRKRKLNPADPHVAEHLQHE, from the exons ATGTCTGCTGTAACTGCGTCGCTCTGCTCCACGCTGATGTTTGTCCTGTTCGTCTCTGCAG agcagaaaaacatcacagctgagtctggacaggacgtcactctgacatgtcgagctctgaacaacaacatcatagttttagagtggagcagagctgacctgggagatgAACAATATGTGCTTTTGTACCGGGATGGTCAGTTTGTTCCAgccaaccagcatccatcttttaagaaccgggtggatctgcaggacagacagatgaaggatggagacgtgtctttgattctgaacaaCGTGACGATTAATGATGCTGGAACATATGAGTGTGGTGTTGTGCAGCGAGTGAGAGGACCTGTGACTCTAATCAACACCACCTACCTtcatgttgatcctccag gtcagagaggaggagatacagaggatggatctgttggactgatAGTTGGTCTGTCAGTTCCTGctgtgcttcttcttcttgttgctgtttttgGTTTCTTTATCTACAGAAAAAGGAAACTGAATCCTGCTGATCCACATGTAGCAGAGCATCTTCAGCATGAAT ag
- the LOC109201364 gene encoding selection and upkeep of intraepithelial T-cells protein 8-like isoform X2, which translates to MSAVTASLCSTLMFVLFVSAEQKNITAESGQDVTLTCRALNNNIIVLEWSRADLGDEQYVLLYRDGQFVPANQHPSFKNRVDLQDRQMKDGDVSLILNNVTINDAGTYECGVVQRVRGPVTLINTTYLHVDPPGQRGGDTEDGSVGLIVGLSVPAVLLLLVAVFGFFIYRKRKLNPADPHVAEHLQHECESDEQTQR; encoded by the exons ATGTCTGCTGTAACTGCGTCACTCTGCTCCACGCTGATGTTTGTCCTGTtcgtctctgcag agcagaaaaacatcacagctgagtctggacaggacgtcactctgacatgtcgagctctgaacaacaacatcatagttttagagtggagcagagctgacctgggagatgAACAATATGTGCTTTTGTACCGGGATGGTCAGTTTGTTCCAgccaaccagcatccatcttttaagaaccgggtggatctgcaggacagacagatgaaggatggagacgtgtctttgattctgaacaaCGTGACGATTAATGATGCTGGAACATATGAGTGTGGTGTTGTGCAGCGAGTGAGAGGACCTGTGACTCTAATCAACACCACCTACCTtcatgttgatcctccag gtcagagaggaggagatacagaggatggatctgttggactgatAGTTGGTCTGTCAGTTCCTGctgtgcttcttcttcttgttgctgtttttgGTTTCTTTATCTACAGAAAAAGGAAACTGAATCCTGCTGATCCACATGTAGCAGAGCATCTTCAGCATGAATGTGAGTCAGatgaacaaacacaaagataa
- the LOC109201364 gene encoding selection and upkeep of intraepithelial T-cells protein 8-like isoform X1: MSAVTASLCSTLMFVLFVSAEQKNITAESGQDVTLTCRALNNNIIVLEWSRADLGDEQYVLLYRDGQFVPANQHPSFKNRVDLQDRQMKDGDVSLILNNVTINDAGTYECGVVQRVRGPVTLINTTYLHVDPPGQRGGDTEDGSVGLIVGLSVPAVLLLLVAVFGFFIYRKRKLNPADPHVAEHLQHECESDEQTQR; the protein is encoded by the exons ATGTCTGCTGTAACTGCGTCGCTCTGCTCCACGCTGATGTTTGTCCTGTTCGTCTCTGCAG agcagaaaaacatcacagctgagtctggacaggacgtcactctgacatgtcgagctctgaacaacaacatcatagttttagagtggagcagagctgacctgggagatgAACAATATGTGCTTTTGTACCGGGATGGTCAGTTTGTTCCAgccaaccagcatccatcttttaagaaccgggtggatctgcaggacagacagatgaaggatggagacgtgtctttgattctgaacaaCGTGACGATTAATGATGCTGGAACATATGAGTGTGGTGTTGTGCAGCGAGTGAGAGGACCTGTGACTCTAATCAACACCACCTACCTtcatgttgatcctccag gtcagagaggaggagatacagaggatggatctgttggactgatAGTTGGTCTGTCAGTTCCTGctgtgcttcttcttcttgttgctgtttttgGTTTCTTTATCTACAGAAAAAGGAAACTGAATCCTGCTGATCCACATGTAGCAGAGCATCTTCAGCATGAATGTGAGTCAGatgaacaaacacaaagataa